The Labrus bergylta chromosome 23, fLabBer1.1, whole genome shotgun sequence genome includes the window CTGAGGATgctaggagcctagctgctgtcagaaactgcctaaacgatatcaactgctggatggcgcaaaactttctccaactgaacaattctaaatctgaaatcataatattcaacccgccaaacaccactcatatctcaaagagcagcctcggtcccttattcaccaatgtccaacccaccgccagaaatctaggaataacattcgattgcaatctcacctttgaatcccatatcaaaacagttgtccgatcaagcttcttccatctacgcaccatctccaaaattaaaacaatcctaacccaacgagaccttgaaaagatcatccacgccctcatcttctcccgacttgactactgtaactccctcttttccggaatcacaaataagtcactgtctcgcctccagctggtccaaaatgcagcagctaggcttcttactagtaacagacgacatcacatcactccaattttagcttcattacactggcttcctgtacgttttagaatcgattttaagattttactcattacttttaaagcacggacggggctggctccaagctatataacagagttactgacaccatatgagccagcccgcagtcttagatcctcgggtgggagcctcctggtcgttccaaagtcgagacttaaaactaaaggtgaccgggccttttcagtcaggccccctcgactttggaacgacctccctgaggagataagacttgcagattccctcaattcttttaaatcccttcttaaaacatacttttacagacttgcttttatgtgatgtcgtcttcttaatgtcttctcttactggttttactatttttatcttcttctacttcttactgtcttttatttatggtcttatctcgtattcatgctcatatcttaatctcctcttgtgttttaacttggtaatttcttatcttacttactttgtctatttatgtttcgtatttatagttcatttttatttttattaatattataattttgggttttttgatcctttaaccacttgtttttatttcttttactgtgcttaccttctcattgctttttatttgcttttatctcttagtttcttacatctttttaaatctttggtcctcttggtctcagctcatgttgttgggttcttgtgttcctgggttcttatgatggttcttatgatggttcttatgatggttgggttatatatgtctggttgtgtatcgtgcactttgggttcttttctgttgaattgtatttaattatttttggtattttgcatctgttatattcttactgttgttaatgtttttctgtgtttggtttagtttgctttgttcttgctgtttgtcaaagcactttgtaaacctgtgtttttaaaaggtgctatataaataaagttattattattattattattacttgtAATTTTCTCACCCCCCATTTCCTGTTTGTGCTATAAACAGAAACTCCTCAATTCAAGGGGCTCCAAGATTTTATTCCATTCTTTATGCTTAGTGGAAAATGTCCTgaactgtaaatatataaagaaatcaGTGTTAGGAAGTGTGAATTCCTATTTAACTGTTCAAATTTTAGACTTCTATCCCTGTGGAGTTGCTGTAGCTTAGTGAGTTCATATTCTGACCATTTCCTAAATCCTGCATCTGTATGGAAGGGAGTAAAACCCTTTATAAATTCAATGTAAGTTAGTCCCGAGATTGCAAACCAAAAGATGCTTTTACTTTCGTCCACATATTTGTGACTCTGGTCCATTTAACCATTTGAATGTCCCCTAATGGGACGTCTATGAAAGCTAAGGCCTGCAAGGGATTTAATATGTGGATGTCAGTGGACAAGAAAACATCCACCACATCTTGACTTAACAAAGACAAGCCACTCTGCGATGCTCTTTTCATACCTAGAAATGTTACTCGCCTGTTTCCTGTTAACCTTATTAACTGTAAGATGTTCCATCAGCTgttatttaaagcattttacaacttttatACTATTTTGTTGCCACTGTCCCAACTGTTTCAAACATGTCTTCACCATCAAATTTAagtacaatttatttttaaatggaaaatgacTTGACCCTCCCGCTCAatcttttctgtggtaaattgatgcacCGTGCTCCGGCATctggcaaaaatagaagccttgtgTAACTGCTACGGATTGCTCCGGACTGGCCGAGCTGAGACAGTGGAAGCTGGTGGAATTTGGCCGTCAGACACACTCTGGCTCAGCATTGAAAAAAGTCTTTGTTATTCCCTCACAATCCTGTAACTTTCTTTCTTGTGTAGAGATCATGgcaatatatttgaaaaatctTCCATCCTCTTTTAGTTCAATTTAGTCCATTTGTTTGATACATTGTTGTAACCATCCTTCTTTTTCGACCCCTTGCCAGATTAATTTTGAAGAAAACTCTATCATCTTCCTCAAGAAAGTGACCTCCGCTCCTTCCACCGGTCCTGTGTTGGCTCCTTACATGCCTGACAACTTCTGCACCATCAAGCCACTGTCTTCTGCAGATGCTAAGGAGGAACGTCTCCTATTGGACTCCATTGCTTGGCCTGAGACTCCTCCTCTGCCAGCTCCTTTTTCATTGAATCAGACAAGTAATGCCGCCCACAGCACCTTTACCATTCTCCCAAGGAGGGGTGGAGGAGATTGGCATGTAGGAGACCAGCTGGAAGTTattatacaaatgtacaacttcCAAGGTAACCCCAAGAAGTCTGGAGGAGATGCAATTGTTGCCCGGTTGCACAACAGGGCACTTGAAGCAGGTGTGGCTGGACGAGTGGTGGATCTCCTTAATGGCTCCTACTCTGCTGTATTCTCTTTACTCTGGGAAGGAAGCGCACAGGTTGAGGTACAGTTCAAGGCTATATccttaaatgttaatgtacaacAAGTAATGCCAAAAGAATTACCTATTGCAATGGTATTGTCCTGTAGGTAGTTTAATTCATGAAATCTAAACCATTCCCCCTGATTACTTTTGCTAACAAGCAACAACATTCAAAGTTAAAACGAAGACATTGTGGAAGTCTGCAGCGCTCCTGGTCCGAAGAAAATACAAGGAAAGAAAACTCTCTGTGCTCGACCAACTAGTTGCCGACTACGCACAAAGACTCTTAAAAACATGCTGTGGAAGCAGGGAAAGTGATACAGACCTGTCTTCGGAGGAAGGCCAGCACTTGAGAGACGAGGAGCAATGGGAGACTACAGTCTTTGATTCCCTGCTGTTATTCCCCAGTTCTACTCCAATGAGGGAATTGAGTCTGACTCCCCCCTACACTTTACACCTGGGCCACAGGCCTGAGTCTGTCCAACACACGGCTGGTCACAACACTCATAACACTTTATGTTTACACTTTTTAATGGTCTGATGCTCTACAGAACACTTTAGCCACTCTAAAATTGCCTATGGGCCAGAGATGGTGTCAGAATTGTTGGGTTAGATAGTTGCAAAACTAAGGGTCCGGATATTATGTTACGAGCCAATTTACAGAGTACTTGTTGCAGTGGCCTGGGATTAGAATCCACTCTTGGCCTTTTGCTGTATGTCACCCCCCActttctcctcccaacattttctgtctgtcttcagctgatataacagagagaagaaaacaagttcTACTGGCCAGCTAGTGGAGAGTTTACCATATCAACCAATCTCTCTTAAGTTAAATAAATTAGCAACTTCAGTGggctgaagcaaaaaaaaaaatagttatgaACTATCTAATTATACAAGTACTGTACATGGGGTATTTCTTGTATGTATAACTTTAaacttttgttctttgttttatgaGGTGACCCTTGTCCACTCAAGTGAGGCTGTCACAGTTCTACGTAGGCTAAACAGAGATCATCCTGATAGGGTTCGCTTCCAAAGCGTCTTCCGCTCAGGCTCAATCTCTGAATCTACCATCTGTAATGTTTGCCTACGCCAAACCAGCCAGCCACAGTGCAACTACACTGACCTCCATACAGGTGACCCGTGGTTCTGCTACAAGCCAAAGAATCTGAGCTGTGATGCCAGGTTTAACCACATGAAAACAGGATATAATAATGTACTCAAGACCGAAGAGTTGAAGCTCTTTCAAAGGtgatgaagtttaaaaaaatacttttttcactTGATGAATACATACAAATATTAGAGCTTACTATGTATCTCCTGATTTAAATATGTCTAGTTAATAACAACGGACATTTATGAGTAAATCTAAAGGtatttatatatctttaaagCCCAAATATGGAGGCAGAGTAACTTAATGCAATTAAATCTTTACCTTTTGGTAAATCATGTTTTGACAGTGATTATATTAGTGTGTGTAAAGTACAATATATAATGTGAATTTTTATACAGGAATGTCAACCTGAAAGTCTTCATTCCGGCTTCAGGACCTGCCAGTGTCACTGTGTTGCCACGAAGGAAAGGTAAGCATGATCTTTCCTACTCTCaccaataaaaatcaaaactgaaTGAGCTTGAGACCTTGACAGTTAAAGTGACTTGTGAAAGAGTACATACAACCTTTTTTCAATTCTTCTCAGGGCAACCTGCAGTCAATCAAGACAGTGGGAAGTCTGGACTCTCTGGGTATTACTACCAGGGTGTGTGGCGATCACTAGGTGGCTTTAACGTTAACCAATTCAACAACGACTCTGCAATCAGCCAGTGTTTGAAAGGCAAGGTGGTCCACATGTATGGAGACTCAACCATCAGGCAGTGGTTTGAGTACCTCGACGCTTCGCTTCCAGGTATCTGTTCCACAGTTATTGTAGGCAAAATTTGGTTCATTAATATTGCAACTTAATCTGTTCCTTCTGTCACACTTGCAGAGGCTAAGGCAGTAAACCTGAACAGTCCGAAGCCAGCAGGACCTTACATGATATgggaaaatgcaaacaaaatcaTGGTAACGTACCGCATCCATGGTCTTCCTCTTCGGATTTCAATAATACCAACCAGTAAGGACTTTTACGTTTCCAAAAAACTTGATACGCTGGTTGGTGGTACCAACACAGTTGTAGTTTTAGGAATCTGGGCCCATTTCAGCACTTTTCCAATTGAACTTTACATCAGACGGCTTCAGAGCATCCGCAGGGCAGTGGTCCGTCTGTTGAATAGGGCTCCTGGCACACTGGTGGTCATCAGAACTGGGACCCTCCAAGCTATGCACGTTGGTAATGTGATAAGCAACGGTGACTGGTTCTCGTTTCAGGTGGACAAGGTGCTCAGAGCCATGTTCAAAGGACTTAATGTCCAACTGGTGGATGCATGGGATATGGTTCTTGCTCACCACTTGCCACACAACATTCATCCAAAACGTCCCATCATTAAGAATATGGTTGATGTTCTATTGTCCTACATATGCCCACAAAAGAAGAGATAGCTGTTAATTTCATGAAGGAATTTTAACAATTCAGGAAAAATGCAGCTCTTGTCAATCAGTTTGAAGTCAAATAGCTCTAATAAAAACAGGCGTGTGAAGATTCACATTAACCCAAACAGCTCATTGAGCTAGGTACTTGGAAATTTGGAAATTTAAATACATCTGAGCTCAAGTCTAAATTTACCATACCACAATAAGCTAAATTTACCATTTAGTCCATTTACTCCATAGAATTGTATGAGAAGTTACTATCTACCCATTAACTAATGGCTAACTAGTAGTTAATTCCCCATTAACTATGCAACAATTTGTGTAGTTACATTATCTGCTAAATTATAATTAGCTACTCTGGAACATGTAATGAAGAAGTATTCACCATCTACCCATTACTAAATACCCATGACATGAATTTATTCAGccaatttacatgaaaactaaaaaactaaactaaaataatCCATTATGCCATCCAACCTTTGGCTGCTCAATTGAAAACGAAAAGTCAGTGAGGGAGCGTCTCCTATTCACCTCATTCAATCATGTAACTATC containing:
- the LOC109977736 gene encoding NXPE family member 3-like isoform X1; protein product: MWLKGFTSNHVNMKLLKTCVILLLVYVLFFTLRNMALLQINFEENSIIFLKKVTSAPSTGPVLAPYMPDNFCTIKPLSSADAKEERLLLDSIAWPETPPLPAPFSLNQTSNAAHSTFTILPRRGGGDWHVGDQLEVIIQMYNFQGNPKKSGGDAIVARLHNRALEAGVAGRVVDLLNGSYSAVFSLLWEGSAQVEVTLVHSSEAVTVLRRLNRDHPDRVRFQSVFRSGSISESTICNVCLRQTSQPQCNYTDLHTGDPWFCYKPKNLSCDARFNHMKTGYNNVLKTEELKLFQRNVNLKVFIPASGPASVTVLPRRKGQPAVNQDSGKSGLSGYYYQGVWRSLGGFNVNQFNNDSAISQCLKGKVVHMYGDSTIRQWFEYLDASLPEAKAVNLNSPKPAGPYMIWENANKIMVTYRIHGLPLRISIIPTSKDFYVSKKLDTLVGGTNTVVVLGIWAHFSTFPIELYIRRLQSIRRAVVRLLNRAPGTLVVIRTGTLQAMHVGNVISNGDWFSFQVDKVLRAMFKGLNVQLVDAWDMVLAHHLPHNIHPKRPIIKNMVDVLLSYICPQKKR
- the LOC109977736 gene encoding NXPE family member 3-like isoform X4; this translates as MWLKGFTSNHVNMKLLKTCVILLLVYVLFFTLRNMALLQINFEENSIIFLKKVTSAPSTGPVLAPYMPDNFCTIKPLSSADAKEERLLLDSIAWPETPPLPAPFSLNQTSNAAHSTFTILPRRGGGDWHVGDQLEVIIQMYNFQGNPKKSGGDAIVARLHNRALEAGVAGRVVDLLNGSYSAVFSLLWEGSAQVEVTLVHSSEAVTVLRRLNRDHPDRVRFQSVFRSGSISESTICNVCLRQTSQPQCNYTDLHTGDPWFCYKPKNLSCDARFNHMKTGYNNVLKTEELKLFQRNVNLKVFIPASGPASVTVLPRRKGQPAVNQDSGKSGLSGYYYQGVWRSLGGFNVNQFNNDSAISQCLKGKVVHMYGDSTIRQWFEYLDASLPEAKAVNLNSPKPAGPYMIWENANKIMTVSPAVAATMSLQEPSTAASVRSPSQREQFGVKCLAQGQIGHVAAGAVD
- the LOC109977736 gene encoding NXPE family member 3-like isoform X3, yielding MPDNFCTIKPLSSADAKEERLLLDSIAWPETPPLPAPFSLNQTSNAAHSTFTILPRRGGGDWHVGDQLEVIIQMYNFQGNPKKSGGDAIVARLHNRALEAGVAGRVVDLLNGSYSAVFSLLWEGSAQVEVTLVHSSEAVTVLRRLNRDHPDRVRFQSVFRSGSISESTICNVCLRQTSQPQCNYTDLHTGDPWFCYKPKNLSCDARFNHMKTGYNNVLKTEELKLFQRNVNLKVFIPASGPASVTVLPRRKGQPAVNQDSGKSGLSGYYYQGVWRSLGGFNVNQFNNDSAISQCLKGKVVHMYGDSTIRQWFEYLDASLPEAKAVNLNSPKPAGPYMIWENANKIMVTYRIHGLPLRISIIPTSKDFYVSKKLDTLVGGTNTVVVLGIWAHFSTFPIELYIRRLQSIRRAVVRLLNRAPGTLVVIRTGTLQAMHVGNVISNGDWFSFQVDKVLRAMFKGLNVQLVDAWDMVLAHHLPHNIHPKRPIIKNMVDVLLSYICPQKKR
- the LOC109977736 gene encoding NXPE family member 3-like isoform X2, with amino-acid sequence MWLKGFTSNHVNMKLLKTCVILLLVYVLFFTLRNMALLQINFEENSIIFLKKVTSAPSTGPVLAPYMPDNFCTIKPLSSADAKEERLLLDSIAWPETPPLPAPFSLNQTSNAAHSTFTILPRRGGGDWHVGDQLEVIIQMYNFQGNPKKSGGDAIVARLHNRALEAGVAGRVVDLLNGSYSAVFSLLWEGSAQVEVTLVHSSEAVTVLRRLNRDHPDRVRFQSVFRSGSISESTICNVCLRQTSQPQCNYTDLHTGDPWFCYKPKNLSCDARFNHMKTGYNNVLKTEELKLFQRNVNLKVFIPASGPASVTVLPRRKGQPAVNQDSGKSGLSGYYYQGVWRSLGGFNVNQFNNDSAISQCLKGKVVHMYGDSTIRQWFEYLDASLPEAKAVNLNSPKPAGPYMIWENANKIMTVSPAVAATMSLQEPSTAASVRSPSDVVWTCFDQLRDGPNGQRLDRCAIHYPTSLINSDHICYGSHRGPPASSIRKNLTSGTIRQSSTERDSEHSVDYW
- the LOC109977736 gene encoding NXPE family member 3-like isoform X5, which codes for MWLKGFTSNHVNMKLLKTCVILLLVYVLFFTLRNMALLQINFEENSIIFLKKVTSAPSTGPVLAPYMPDNFCTIKPLSSADAKEERLLLDSIAWPETPPLPAPFSLNQTSNAAHSTFTILPRRGGGDWHVGDQLEVIIQMYNFQGNPKKSGGDAIVARLHNRALEAGVAGRVVDLLNGSYSAVFSLLWEGSAQVEVTLVHSSEAVTVLRRLNRDHPDRVRFQSVFRSGSISESTICNVCLRQTSQPQCNYTDLHTGDPWFCYKPKNLSCDARFNHMKTGYNNVLKTEELKLFQRNVNLKVFIPASGPASVTVLPRRKGQPAVNQDSGKSGLSGYYYQGVWRSLGGFNVNQFNNDSAISQCLKGKVVHMYGDSTIRQWFEYLDASLPEAKAVNLNSPKPAGPYMIWENANKIMTVSPAVAATMSLQEPSTAASVRSPSREQFGVKCLAQGQIGHVAAGAVD